A part of bacterium genomic DNA contains:
- the queD gene encoding 6-carboxytetrahydropterin synthase QueD, giving the protein MFEVKVEAHFSAAHHLLNYDGKCENPHGHNWKVEVYAQGKELDESGILIDFKILKKQLNDLLDHLDHYDLNELKEFQDISPSSENISKFIYLELKKQIPQLTKVCVWETERARATYWEE; this is encoded by the coding sequence ATGTTTGAAGTAAAAGTCGAAGCGCATTTTTCAGCAGCGCATCATTTGCTTAATTATGACGGAAAATGTGAAAACCCTCACGGGCATAATTGGAAAGTTGAAGTTTACGCACAGGGAAAAGAACTTGACGAATCGGGAATTTTAATTGATTTTAAAATCCTGAAAAAACAGCTTAATGATCTTCTTGACCATTTAGATCATTATGATTTAAATGAACTGAAAGAATTTCAAGACATAAGCCCCAGCAGCGAAAATATATCAAAGTTTATTTATCTGGAACTTAAAAAGCAAATCCCTCAACTTACAAAAGTTTGTGTATGGGAAACAGAAAGAGCCCGAGCGACTTATTGGGAAGAATAA